TGAAAATCTACCAAAAACAGCCTGTATGCTCATCCATCTTGACTTACGAACCCATCTTGCTTGTTCTTTCTTCAATTGCTCAATaccctgaaaataaaataatttcataatacgCATAATTGTACCAATTTCTTATGGGGATTGGTTaatttgttgttaaattagtaattttcatttgattttattacatttagtaCATTTCATTTCACCGTGACTAATGTTTTAGGTATTTCATTATATCTTTTAGAACAATTCGAAAGGTACTAATATCATTTTCATCCTTTATTATCCAATTACACAACACTTAATGGCTTATCCTAAAAAAAAGGCATaactacaaaacattttaaaggaATTCACAATTAATGATGAAAGATGAGAATTaaagattaacaaaaaaaaaactaaaattaaaaaaaaaatagcaacagCATGCATTATGTTTTACGAAATTGAGAAAGGATCcgaattattgtattttttataagatttttaatagtCTTACAACAACTGGTcgtgtatgtaaaaaaaaaattaaataaatttttataatttttttgttaagtaaatttgagttaaaaaaaaattgtaattacatTGTTGATTCAAATCCTTTCTAACAGCTACCTATTATTgctaatgataaaaaaaattaacatccTCACATCAAGTATATTGGaagttaaacaattatttgaaaataaaaacaattattgcaaaaaactaaataacgaTTATGTACCCTTTCAGGCACATTTATATTGTGCCCTTCAGGTATCTTGATGACTGTTAGATTAGTCTGCAACCGTTCAGGCTCAGCATTAATGGCCCCAGATATTGTATGGATGTCCTGTTGCCTTCTCTCCAAGACAAGCCTCGTCATCTTACATCATTCAGACCGGTTTTCAGGATcacgtaatttatttacaggCACATACTGAAGccaaaacattgtaaaaaaattgcagaACAAATTAGATATGAGacaattttaatctatataaatcaaattgaataaaacctATTTTGTTACGCTTTAATTGTagcagtaatttaaaaaaaaagcttgtgTTTGCTCCATATTAAATTGTGGTTGCTCATCACAACAGTGTGTCTTTACAATAATCACTAATATCTTCtacgtaattatatttaaattagttctGAATAAGCTTTGACTAAAACTGTTAAccaatatttcattaataaggATTACTGTGCATTAATACACAAAATCTCTGCTGGGGTAAAATgctaaaacaaagtaaatataaaaaacacgaCCATTAATAAACTGAATAATATCTAGTCAACTATAGTGTGCTTACAAAATTAGTTACATAGAATAGTATAAAAAGAACACATgtactacttattaagttttcttttaattccgagcggacggaaTCACGGGCGGCAGTTAGTcgatataaaacaatacataacataatgtaaataaacctAAATTATAGACTGACAAAGATATCTGACTCGGTGAGcataagtcaaattaaattacgatAACTAACTAGCGCCCCCtgttaatgtcaaaaaagtgtcaagAGCATTGTTGTACCGTGTACCAtagttgaacttttttttttcttttattggttttattttttttttttgatagaactaaccgcgatagtAACTCATTTCTTATCGGGCCAAAAATTATCGTTTGACTATACATTAGTTCATTAGTCActcctgtcaatgtcaaaggTATTACAAAATCCTTTTCAGCCTGTAGCCGTATTATGAGTCATTTTCTATACTTATTTAgatcttatatattttctagcACAACTATCTGTGATAACAGCATCTCTTCCATTCAAATAAGTTTGGTTGTGTTATATCAATGGGTCCCATATATAAGGgtcaaagtaaaataaaattgatgatttttacttttttatgttaaaagctacctctctTAATTTAGATAACAACATGcattaaacaatatacatatttaaaggggtaaatgttgtttttttgttgaagTAAAATCGCCTATGTGGCATCTTTTCCCATATGATTGAAACCTTGGGAacctcctgtaaagttgtcaatttacacattggcccttattcgtagaaCACATCGATAtaacattgtatattttatcattggaaaaaaatcaaatattacttACAGTCTCATCATTCCATATAGCGTGTAACTGAGTTCCGAGCATGACAGCGGTAAATATAGCGAACAGTAGAGCTTCAGCGATCAGAAACAGTAAAAGTACAACCGTAGCCGGTGGGGAATATGTACTGCAATCACGCCACTCGTGTCTAATACATGTCACGAATTGATATACGGAGAGAGTAAGCGAGTGAATTGATATCGCAGCTATGTAGAACTGAAACAAatgtcataaataatttttctatgtCACCTTATATTGGTGATCTCCCGCTGTGGAATATCCTCAATATAGTTTGATGGAAAATATAGAATttcttaaaacatttctttagaaTAATGTTAACTAAAGATTTAAAGGGTTGCTACACCTGAactaggctatattttttattactctacCTACATACCCAGGTGAAACTAATAAGGTAGTCAAGCTGGTGTCAGGTTGGTAGAATGACATTGACATTAAGTACTTCTACaaacaaaagttaattaaaaaaaaccataaccatctttttgtttttatagtaaaagtaggatagtaattttatatattgaagGACTTACCGTGAATAATACGAAATACTTTTGATTGTTTTCACCTACACAGTTATTCACCCATGGGCAATGATGGTCCATCTTCCTTATACATCTTTGACAAACTGAGCAGTGATGAGCTCTTTCTGGTTTTATACTGCAACACTTTGTGCATTTAAATATCACTTGCCCTTCACGAAAACTCATTTGCTTTATCATTTCTTTTGTCGCATTACCTTTTGGTACCGCACCCtgtataaaaaactaattatgaataaatctTCGAGGTACACCATCTATATATTGAGTTCCATTGCACTTCTAATTGGTCGCTAAGGGAGATCTTAACACATATTAAATCCATATTGATGAGTGTAGTTggagtattaaaattaatgaaaagtttaaatacattttacaaatctaATCCTAGATACATACCGGATCAGTGAACATTGTTCTAAGATGAGATGCAAAAGCCAAGAATGCTAAAGTctggaataatataatatttgcataGCTGTAGAAGGGATAAGTTGACACCCCTGGAAGTAGCATTACCATCATCACCACAAACTCCGCATACAATATCAACAACCATGTCAAAACTGCGCATATTATTCCACAGATATcctgaaacataaaaattaaatactatattccatatttctattattccaaatttattaacttttaaatacagccttatagttttttgtaatatatagcttaatatatttgtcgcaatcagaagaagaaatcaactttaataaatcgaaattagaaCACGAACTGTGTTTGAAGACTTCTTGTACGATGTGTGTCTGACATTGGTTATTCTGGAAATAGGGATCGTAGCTAAAGCATTGTTTGTTGTACATTAGCctgtgaatcaattataacCAGTTGAGAAGTGATAACCAGTGTATTCCTTGAATCAGATATTACCCACTACCGCCCAAGTGAtctcaatcaataataattctgatagcgagccaccccggccgttatatatatatagctttTGTAAACTAATATAACAGACATAGAATTAAAAGTCTTAAATAGAAACAGAAAATACATAGAATCAAAACTTGAGGTAAATTATTGtcaattaatgaataataatagaaaattaaattgcaaaaaaaatcaatgttgttcaaatatataataaactagcttttacccgcgactccgtccgcgcggaataaaaaaaaatagaaaacggagtaaaaattatcctatgtccgtttcctggttctaagctacctgcccaccaattttcagtcaaatcgattcagccgttcttgagttataaatagtgtaactaacacaactttcttttatttatatagataagaagGTCAGATGTTATGtcgtacaaataaaaaaaagaagcatcacaatatgaaaacaaaagataatggcaatttaattacttatgctttaatcattttatttaatttagtaggTGAAAATTTAGATGGCATTGAACATGTTTAtcaattattcatatttatcaattattcataaatattgtgCACACTGTTGCTATATTTGGCAATATTATCATTGTATTGGAGTAAATATTGCCAATATAAGAACACCTTTATATCTTGTctatactaacattataaatattaaagctttaattatttgtatgtttgtttgttaacaCTTGATTGAttccaaaactactgaaccgaattgaaaaattctttcactgttgggaactTAAACTATCCTGGGTTACAGTGGCTGTatttattcata
This DNA window, taken from Papilio machaon chromosome Z, ilPapMach1.1, whole genome shotgun sequence, encodes the following:
- the LOC106717170 gene encoding palmitoyltransferase ZDHHC3; this translates as MIREFNDSSDEDEMENHYQTDPECLVLTRPDRDMHNRCCGGKAWCIKDICGIICAVLTWLLILYAEFVVMMVMLLPGVSTYPFYSYANIILFQTLAFLAFASHLRTMFTDPGAVPKGNATKEMIKQMSFREGQVIFKCTKCCSIKPERAHHCSVCQRCIRKMDHHCPWVNNCVGENNQKYFVLFTFYIAAISIHSLTLSVYQFVTCIRHEWRDCSTYSPPATVVLLLFLIAEALLFAIFTAVMLGTQLHAIWNDETGIEQLKKEQARWVRKSRWMSIQAVFGRFSLLWFSPFTQPSVKTKLESYLYSV